ACGAGATCATTGCCCTTAATGGCAAGAGGAATTGATTTAGACTGGATTAACGTCGGCTGATTAAAGCCCCATTTTTGCAAAATATCAAGAATCTTTGGCGCAATCCCAAGGTTGCTAAAGTTAAATGAATCTGATTTTATTTTTTCCATAATTTGCTGCTTTCTAATATAAATTAAGGCCACTAAAAAATGACAAGAATATTCTCGTCATCAAAAAATCTTCAGCCATAATTTTAAAACAATTTGTTTCTTTAAATTCTGGCTTTTGGCTTTTTTGTATAACTTTATCTCTTAGCTGTCAGTAGATATATCATCTATATTATACTACATTAAAATATAAAAAATGTCAAGTCAAAATGAAAACAAAATGAAAATAATAGTAATTCCTATCATTTTTGGCCGCAATTACTGAATGCTTGTCCGCCTTTGGAGGAGAATTTTTGCCTGCCCTCGCTTCTTGCCCCGTAGCGAACGCAAAACATTCTGCTACAGGGGTTCCGCCGCCGAATTTCGTGCCCCGCTACTGCGGGGCGCGCCGCCTATCTGTTTAAATAAGTAATTGTTAATTGCAAAACTGTGGCAAACGAAACCCAAAGTAGATACGGAATGTTGGCATAGACAACCCAGCGCAAGTCCGGCGAGGCGCGCCATAAAGCAACGAGCGCCCAGACGAGCGTGCCGAGCGCAAGCAAGATATCAATCGCGGCGAGGAGATTATTTTTCAGCCCAAACTGCAAAGGCGTGAAGGCGAAGTTGAAAACAAGGTTTAGGGCAAACGGAAGCGCCACCATCCACGCGAGCTTGTGGGTTATGGCCTTATAGAACACGGTGCCAAAGGTGACAGCGATGATCGCATACAGCATCGTCCACACCGGACCAAAAAGCCAGCTCGGCGGAGCCCATGATGGTTTAATAAGTTGCGAGTACCAGTTGTATGCGGTCATAATTTTATTTTATTTATTCTAACATAATTTTGGCAATTCAAAATTTGCTTTTCAAATTAGTATGCTCTAAAAAATAATGTTGATTATTAGAAATATTTTACAAAAATTTTGTCCTTCCATGTTTTTAATAAAAAACATCGCTGAATCTTGCGCCAATTCCCGCCAGCCTTTGGAGTGTCATTGTCGCACCGGCTATTAAATGCAATTCTCTACCGATTTCCTTTTGCTCGATTGTGTGTTTTGCACAACATCTGACAATTTTTGGCTGCTGTTTTGCCGCCCTTGCTCCATGCTTTTACATGGTCAGCATCCATTTCAGAGAATTTCCAAATCTTATTTTTATTGGCATCGTGACCAATCGCGCAAGACGAACAATTTGATTTTTGTTTAGCTTCAGCTTCTTTTGTTTGTTTTGCATAAACCGCTTTTTTGGTTGCTTCATCAAAAATTCGGACCTCGAGCAATTTTGTGTCAATGGAGCCACCGAGAATAAACTCAAAAATGCCTTTGCGATTTTTAACATATGAGTCAGCGTAA
This sequence is a window from Patescibacteria group bacterium. Protein-coding genes within it:
- a CDS encoding tryptophan-rich sensory protein, with translation MTAYNWYSQLIKPSWAPPSWLFGPVWTMLYAIIAVTFGTVFYKAITHKLAWMVALPFALNLVFNFAFTPLQFGLKNNLLAAIDILLALGTLVWALVALWRASPDLRWVVYANIPYLLWVSFATVLQLTITYLNR